A window from Pseudomonas moraviensis encodes these proteins:
- the cobM gene encoding precorrin-4 C(11)-methyltransferase has translation MTVYFIGAGPGDPELITVKGQRLIRNCPVIIYAGSLVPTAVLEGHQAETVVNSAELHLEQIIDLIRAAHAKGQDVARVHSGDPSLYGAIGEQIRYLRELQIPFEIIPGVTATAACAALLGAELTLPDISQSVILTRYADKTAMPAGEELASLAQHGATMAIHLGVNHLEKILVELRPHYGADCPIAVIHRATWPDQDWVVGTLADIAGKVETKGFRRTALILVGRVLGSEVFSESSLYRAGHAHLYRP, from the coding sequence ATGACCGTCTACTTCATCGGCGCCGGCCCCGGCGACCCGGAACTCATCACCGTCAAAGGCCAACGCCTGATTCGCAATTGCCCGGTGATCATCTACGCCGGTTCACTGGTGCCGACGGCAGTGCTGGAAGGTCACCAGGCCGAAACCGTGGTCAACAGCGCTGAACTGCATCTGGAACAGATCATCGATTTGATCAGGGCCGCCCATGCCAAAGGTCAGGATGTCGCGCGTGTGCATTCGGGAGATCCGAGTCTGTATGGGGCGATTGGCGAGCAGATCCGTTATTTGCGTGAGTTGCAGATTCCTTTCGAGATAATCCCTGGTGTCACCGCCACAGCGGCCTGCGCAGCGCTGCTGGGCGCCGAGCTGACCCTGCCGGACATCTCGCAAAGCGTGATCCTCACTCGCTATGCCGACAAGACGGCGATGCCGGCCGGCGAAGAACTGGCGAGCCTGGCGCAGCATGGTGCGACCATGGCGATTCATCTGGGGGTCAATCATCTGGAGAAGATACTGGTCGAACTGCGGCCGCATTACGGCGCGGATTGTCCGATTGCAGTGATTCATCGGGCGACGTGGCCGGATCAGGACTGGGTGGTTGGCACGCTGGCGGACATTGCCGGGAAGGTCGAGACCAAGGGGTTTCGGCGTACGGCGCTGATTCTGGTCGGGCGAGTGTTGGGCAGTGAGGTGTTCAGCGAGTCTTCGTTGTATCGCGCCGGGCATGCGCATCTGTACAGACCCTGA
- a CDS encoding 2OG-Fe dioxygenase family protein, whose protein sequence is MSAGNALRQSDQAVLKQLSELLGNCHYAHSYDYPMAELASLGRDAFRDFNATWERLCADAYLSAENGTRERRICKFEYRHREGQWTPLPDCHFFQTEAHNPLLGGVQRTYQRSEATFIESAVLRSLLAADLALMELTVGRRDWLVTCHQFRILCDPGHSGHATPEGRHRDGHDFVFQHLINRQHVIGGESRIFHDDSGCVFNATLTDYLETIVLNDRILMHDVSPLQTSGFNSDRGSRDMLIIDFDLADF, encoded by the coding sequence GTGAGCGCTGGCAATGCATTACGGCAATCAGACCAAGCCGTATTAAAACAACTTTCCGAATTACTGGGTAATTGCCACTACGCGCACAGTTACGATTATCCAATGGCAGAACTTGCATCGCTCGGTCGGGACGCGTTCCGCGACTTCAATGCGACCTGGGAGCGTTTGTGCGCCGATGCGTACTTGAGCGCGGAGAACGGTACCCGCGAGCGGCGCATCTGCAAGTTCGAATATCGCCACCGCGAAGGCCAGTGGACGCCGTTGCCCGACTGCCACTTTTTTCAGACCGAAGCGCACAATCCGCTGCTGGGCGGCGTCCAGCGCACTTATCAGCGCAGCGAAGCGACGTTTATCGAGTCCGCAGTATTGCGCTCGTTGCTGGCCGCCGACCTGGCGCTGATGGAGTTGACGGTCGGCCGGCGTGACTGGCTAGTGACCTGCCATCAGTTCCGCATCCTCTGCGATCCAGGCCATAGCGGGCACGCCACGCCCGAGGGCCGGCATCGTGACGGGCATGATTTTGTTTTTCAACACCTGATCAATCGCCAGCATGTCATTGGCGGCGAGAGCCGGATATTCCATGACGATAGCGGCTGTGTGTTCAACGCAACGCTTACGGATTATCTGGAAACTATCGTGTTGAATGACCGGATACTTATGCACGATGTTTCTCCATTGCAAACATCAGGCTTTAATTCCGATCGCGGCAGCCGCGACATGTTGATCATTGACTTCGACCTGGCGGACTTCTAA
- a CDS encoding AzlD domain-containing protein, whose amino-acid sequence MTDPSTFWLYVAICALVSAICRLLPLAVNVERLSGGARTFIDRLGKYTSVAMLVSLLAGSLYPLVRQHAENMPWVAPVALAWLLSLTRIKSYYAFLIALALYVLLAMR is encoded by the coding sequence ATGACCGACCCTAGTACGTTCTGGCTGTACGTGGCGATCTGCGCACTGGTGTCGGCGATCTGCCGCTTGCTGCCCCTGGCAGTCAATGTCGAACGGCTGTCGGGCGGCGCCCGCACCTTTATCGATCGATTGGGCAAATACACTTCGGTGGCGATGCTGGTGAGTCTGCTGGCGGGTTCGCTTTATCCCCTGGTCAGACAGCACGCGGAGAACATGCCGTGGGTGGCGCCAGTGGCGCTGGCCTGGTTGCTGAGCCTGACGCGAATCAAGTCCTACTATGCGTTTCTGATCGCTTTGGCGTTATACGTGCTGCTCGCAATGCGCTAG
- a CDS encoding cobalamin biosynthesis protein — protein sequence MTDDRAAQPLVVGFGCQRGCPASTLRALLDQALQAHRIELRAIKALASIDLKRDEPGLLELATQLNLPLQYFSSAELAVYQPRLSHHSQIAFERTGCYGVAESAALALAEQLIQAPAKLLISRQKYAQATLALAGAG from the coding sequence ATGACCGATGACCGCGCCGCGCAGCCGCTGGTTGTCGGTTTTGGCTGCCAGCGCGGCTGCCCGGCCAGTACGCTGCGCGCGCTGCTCGATCAGGCGTTGCAGGCGCATCGCATTGAACTGCGAGCCATCAAGGCGTTGGCCAGTATCGATCTGAAGCGCGACGAACCGGGTCTGCTGGAGCTGGCCACCCAGTTGAATCTGCCGTTGCAGTACTTCAGCAGTGCCGAACTGGCCGTTTACCAGCCGCGTCTCAGCCATCATTCGCAGATCGCTTTCGAGCGCACCGGTTGCTACGGCGTCGCCGAAAGCGCTGCGCTGGCCCTGGCCGAGCAGCTGATTCAGGCGCCGGCAAAACTGCTGATTTCCCGGCAGAAATATGCCCAGGCCACGCTGGCATTGGCCGGTGCGGGGTAA
- the cobW gene encoding cobalamin biosynthesis protein CobW, with the protein MKTLAKLPVTIVTGFLGSGKTTLLRHMLDNAQGRRIAVIVNEFGELGIDGEILKQCTIGCTEEEASGRVYELANGCLCCTVQEEFFPVMRELVARRGDLDHILIETSGLALPKPLVQAFQWPEIRSACTVDAVITVVDSPAVAAGTFAAFPDQVDAQRKLDPNLDHESPLHELFADQLASADLVILNKADQTSPEDLARVRAEVAEELPPAVKIIEASNGRLPLDVLIGLGAGSEEHIDSRHSHHDHHHDGDDDDHDHDAFDSISIELPQADESLLLDALTQLVVQHGILRVKGFAAIPNKPMRLLIQGVGTRFDKHFDRQWGAEEARVTRLVLIGQELDAAQLEAQLRAALSV; encoded by the coding sequence ATGAAAACACTGGCCAAACTTCCCGTCACCATCGTCACCGGTTTCCTCGGTTCGGGCAAAACCACGCTGCTGCGCCATATGCTCGACAACGCTCAGGGCCGGCGCATCGCGGTGATCGTCAACGAGTTTGGCGAGCTGGGCATCGACGGGGAAATCCTCAAGCAATGCACCATCGGCTGCACCGAAGAAGAGGCCAGTGGCCGGGTGTACGAATTGGCCAATGGCTGCCTGTGCTGCACGGTGCAGGAAGAGTTCTTCCCGGTAATGCGTGAACTGGTTGCCCGCCGGGGTGACCTCGATCACATCCTTATCGAAACCTCCGGCCTGGCCCTGCCCAAGCCGTTGGTGCAAGCCTTCCAGTGGCCGGAAATCCGCAGCGCCTGCACCGTCGACGCGGTGATCACCGTGGTCGACAGCCCGGCCGTGGCCGCTGGCACCTTTGCCGCGTTCCCGGATCAGGTCGACGCCCAGCGCAAGCTCGATCCGAATCTCGACCATGAATCGCCGCTGCACGAGCTGTTCGCCGATCAACTGGCCAGCGCCGATCTGGTCATCCTCAACAAGGCCGATCAGACCAGCCCGGAAGATCTGGCTCGGGTACGCGCTGAAGTCGCCGAAGAACTGCCGCCAGCAGTGAAAATCATCGAAGCCAGCAACGGTCGCCTGCCACTCGACGTGCTGATCGGCCTCGGTGCCGGTTCCGAGGAGCACATCGACAGCCGCCATAGCCACCACGATCACCACCACGACGGTGATGACGACGACCACGATCACGACGCCTTCGATTCGATCTCCATCGAACTGCCGCAGGCTGATGAAAGCCTGCTGCTCGATGCGTTGACGCAACTGGTGGTGCAACACGGCATCCTGCGCGTGAAAGGTTTCGCGGCAATTCCGAACAAGCCGATGCGCCTGTTGATCCAGGGGGTGGGCACGCGTTTCGACAAGCATTTCGACCGCCAGTGGGGCGCCGAAGAAGCCCGCGTCACGCGCCTGGTGCTGATCGGTCAGGAACTCGATGCTGCGCAGCTCGAAGCGCAATTGCGCGCTGCGCTCAGCGTTTAA
- a CDS encoding ATP-grasp domain-containing protein gives MSAPACLILGNIRDGEYEGLLAEGITPLLIADSRKTSKIADAKRILPVALYDFSKGLTAELIELTQQLLNQHRFTSVLNFRESYVAISAQLCAAIPALAHLHRNVENTLDKVLQRQRFLRSDNPDLHVVSREVRIDDLLARPAELPYPFILKPASLYSSLFVRCIHDRQELLDYATHEWPMLLRYVAGKTRESDELLLEEFLQGSNHSIDCAIEPDGTIHSFAIVDVIAGIDIGRGDFHHFARYTPSTLAADAHLHERCQRLAHDAVKALELKGTFAHVEFILTANGPRILEVGARPGGSRIHVIRQAWDLALDVCYHRALSAQPLPSASQTPTPFGIATPFARSDRLFDGLHHAERISAVPGFQRWYAYVNPGEAIGPVSNGFQNYLYLEFRQSDTASLRQSLLAVADIDVYGENARAADTRHVLVIGGRDSGLDWDTARQLRFTLVQQPADVTDYQRQQATLVLTADIADLSAYRETIERLHQQRPFDAVVSFSELGLLPASQLGEQLGISHNSLRSVEVSRDKLRFRQLLQGSRYELPAGAVNSVEDVRAFVLRHGPAIVKPVDGSGSLGVYAIDTAEDAEGLALAGRNLIEAFARGDEYSVESLSLDGHHQILGITRKHTSGAPGYVETGHDFPAALDSASRARIEDAVLWLLERMGNRWGPAHTEIKLDGSRLHFIETQTRFGGDQIWEMVWKTTGVHLAASTIAGMTGIALPAPAKQFVKMAIRYIEADPATDPQPLKARLLQQPFALRASLNQDRFGRPIRRSADRHGYVLLACSDADDPALFNAAISNPPFTTQGQVQ, from the coding sequence ATGAGCGCGCCAGCCTGCCTGATTCTTGGCAACATCCGCGATGGCGAATACGAGGGCCTGCTGGCCGAGGGCATCACGCCCCTGCTGATTGCCGACAGCCGCAAAACCAGCAAGATCGCCGACGCGAAGCGGATTTTGCCGGTCGCGCTGTACGACTTTTCCAAAGGACTGACGGCCGAACTGATTGAACTGACGCAACAGTTGCTCAACCAGCACCGCTTCACCAGCGTGCTGAACTTCCGTGAGAGCTACGTCGCCATCTCGGCGCAGCTGTGCGCGGCAATTCCGGCACTGGCTCATCTGCACCGCAACGTCGAGAACACCCTCGACAAGGTGCTGCAGCGTCAACGTTTCCTGCGATCGGACAACCCTGATCTGCACGTGGTGTCACGTGAAGTGCGCATCGACGATCTGCTGGCACGCCCTGCTGAACTGCCCTACCCGTTCATTCTCAAACCGGCCAGCCTCTACAGCAGTCTGTTCGTGCGCTGCATCCATGACCGACAGGAGCTGCTCGATTACGCGACCCATGAATGGCCAATGCTGCTGCGGTATGTCGCCGGCAAAACCCGCGAGAGCGATGAGTTGCTGCTGGAGGAATTCCTTCAGGGGTCCAATCACTCCATTGATTGCGCGATTGAACCGGACGGCACGATCCACAGCTTTGCCATTGTCGATGTCATCGCCGGTATCGATATCGGTCGCGGTGATTTCCACCACTTCGCCCGTTACACGCCTTCGACCCTTGCAGCCGATGCGCATCTGCACGAGCGCTGCCAGCGCCTGGCCCACGATGCGGTCAAAGCCCTTGAGCTCAAGGGCACCTTTGCCCATGTCGAATTCATTCTCACTGCCAACGGCCCGCGAATCCTCGAAGTCGGCGCACGCCCGGGCGGCAGCCGGATTCACGTCATCCGTCAAGCCTGGGACCTGGCACTGGATGTCTGCTACCACCGGGCGCTCAGTGCACAACCGCTGCCTTCGGCCAGTCAGACGCCAACACCGTTCGGCATCGCCACACCCTTTGCCCGTTCCGACCGTCTCTTTGACGGCCTGCATCACGCCGAACGCATTAGCGCTGTGCCGGGTTTTCAGCGCTGGTACGCCTACGTGAATCCGGGAGAGGCCATCGGCCCGGTCAGCAACGGGTTTCAAAACTATCTTTACCTCGAATTCAGACAGTCCGACACCGCAAGCCTGCGCCAGTCACTGCTGGCGGTTGCGGACATCGATGTGTATGGCGAAAACGCCAGGGCAGCGGATACCAGACATGTTCTGGTGATCGGCGGGCGCGATTCGGGACTGGATTGGGACACGGCGCGACAGCTGCGCTTTACCCTTGTGCAACAGCCAGCCGATGTGACGGATTACCAGCGTCAGCAGGCAACGCTGGTGCTGACGGCGGATATCGCCGACCTGTCGGCCTACCGCGAAACGATCGAGCGGCTGCACCAGCAACGCCCCTTCGACGCCGTTGTATCGTTCTCGGAACTGGGTCTGTTGCCCGCCTCGCAACTGGGTGAACAACTGGGTATCAGCCACAACAGCCTGCGCAGCGTCGAAGTCAGCCGCGACAAGTTGCGCTTCCGCCAGTTGCTCCAGGGCAGCCGCTACGAGTTGCCGGCTGGCGCGGTCAACAGTGTCGAGGACGTTCGCGCCTTCGTGCTTCGCCACGGCCCGGCCATTGTCAAACCCGTCGATGGCTCAGGCAGCCTGGGCGTCTACGCCATCGACACGGCGGAAGATGCCGAAGGTCTGGCGCTCGCAGGTCGTAATCTGATCGAAGCGTTCGCCCGGGGTGACGAATACAGCGTCGAGTCCCTGAGCCTGGACGGCCACCATCAGATTCTCGGCATTACCCGCAAACACACCAGTGGCGCGCCGGGTTACGTCGAAACCGGGCATGATTTTCCCGCCGCACTCGACAGCGCCAGTCGCGCCCGGATCGAAGACGCAGTGCTGTGGCTGCTCGAACGCATGGGCAATCGTTGGGGGCCGGCGCATACCGAGATCAAACTCGACGGTTCACGCCTGCATTTCATCGAAACCCAGACCCGCTTCGGCGGTGACCAGATCTGGGAAATGGTCTGGAAAACCACAGGCGTGCACCTCGCCGCCAGCACTATCGCCGGCATGACCGGTATTGCGCTGCCGGCGCCTGCAAAACAGTTCGTGAAAATGGCCATCCGCTACATCGAAGCAGACCCTGCAACCGATCCGCAGCCACTCAAGGCCCGTCTCCTGCAGCAGCCGTTCGCACTGCGCGCGAGCCTCAATCAGGACAGGTTCGGCCGTCCGATCCGCCGCTCCGCCGATCGCCACGGTTACGTGTTGCTGGCCTGCAGTGACGCGGATGACCCGGCGCTTTTCAATGCCGCGATTTCCAATCCTCCCTTCACTACCCAAGGACAGGTGCAATGA
- a CDS encoding AzlC family ABC transporter permease, with the protein MPAETSLAKPAVHSEIATGIRDALPFVFSLLLTFTLIGMLGRRHGLELPAMVVFSGTVMASPLQLTLLETPAHLLNAFGVLVSALSINLRFLVFTLSLKSSLDGPVKAFIPALAVMANAAFTLMSIRKEQQPLSRRYANTVCFLLYAAALLGTVAGYCFASLADNALMDHASVVIAIFLSASLGKMARDRQSFHGQWIAGLASAASLLWLGEISLLLVLAVTVLTSYAYDRP; encoded by the coding sequence ATGCCGGCTGAAACGAGTCTGGCGAAACCTGCGGTACACAGCGAGATAGCGACCGGCATCCGCGACGCGCTGCCTTTCGTGTTCTCGCTCTTGCTGACCTTCACCCTGATCGGCATGCTCGGGCGTCGTCATGGCCTGGAGTTGCCGGCCATGGTGGTGTTCAGCGGCACGGTGATGGCCTCGCCATTGCAACTGACGCTGCTGGAGACGCCCGCGCATCTGCTCAATGCCTTTGGGGTGCTGGTCTCGGCGCTGAGTATCAATTTGCGTTTTCTGGTATTCACCTTGAGCTTGAAATCCAGCCTTGATGGCCCGGTCAAAGCGTTCATCCCGGCGCTGGCGGTGATGGCCAATGCAGCCTTTACGCTGATGTCGATTCGCAAGGAGCAGCAACCGCTCAGCCGCCGCTACGCCAACACCGTGTGTTTTTTACTGTATGCCGCCGCTCTGCTTGGCACCGTGGCCGGCTATTGCTTCGCCAGCCTGGCCGACAATGCCTTGATGGATCACGCCAGCGTGGTAATCGCGATCTTCCTCAGTGCTTCGCTGGGCAAGATGGCCCGCGACCGTCAGAGCTTCCACGGGCAATGGATTGCCGGCCTGGCCAGCGCCGCGAGCCTGTTGTGGCTGGGCGAGATCAGCCTGTTGCTGGTGCTTGCGGTCACGGTCCTGACGAGTTATGCCTATGACCGACCCTAG
- a CDS encoding CbtB domain-containing protein yields the protein MSIISNTASQTDHISSTATLGQRVAAALFASILGASLVWFAGFSHIEAVHNAAHDTRHSAAFPCH from the coding sequence ATGTCGATCATCAGCAATACCGCCAGCCAAACTGACCACATCTCCAGTACAGCCACTTTGGGCCAACGCGTGGCTGCCGCCCTCTTCGCCTCGATCCTCGGTGCCAGCCTGGTCTGGTTCGCCGGTTTCTCGCACATCGAAGCGGTGCACAACGCCGCTCACGATACCCGCCACAGCGCCGCGTTCCCGTGCCACTGA
- a CDS encoding sugar phosphate isomerase/epimerase family protein, with the protein MTQDQTLYYIDGPISRDFPLISFSTNVYDNPADILGSITDLARYFKAVEFEIGEDAEQVFWSLDTGQRAQLAGQIRDFTHRHGITLTVHAGWWGRQYNLCSADQAERAQAVDCLSAAVEFSRTAGATSVTFHPGYKDQLDNGELLDNLIAAINQVKARCNTTGIALCLENMGGQRPKFPVFTVEEHLRFHRETGCFVTIDVTHLCSLMPYGDDLFAAIAALAPVTRHLHIADLNGTHHQHLPIGEGDLRLSDVLNRFAVNGYRGVAVVEEFIPRFSTEYYLEKALAYKQGVETLLADARQNTHAG; encoded by the coding sequence ATGACCCAAGACCAGACGCTGTACTACATCGATGGACCGATCAGCCGCGACTTTCCGCTGATCTCGTTTTCCACTAACGTATACGACAACCCGGCCGACATTCTTGGTTCGATCACCGATCTGGCCCGGTACTTCAAGGCGGTGGAGTTCGAAATCGGCGAGGATGCCGAACAGGTGTTCTGGTCTCTGGACACCGGTCAACGTGCCCAGCTGGCAGGCCAGATCCGCGACTTTACCCATCGACACGGCATCACGCTCACGGTGCATGCCGGGTGGTGGGGGCGTCAGTACAACCTGTGTTCTGCGGATCAGGCTGAGCGTGCACAGGCCGTGGATTGTCTCAGCGCGGCCGTGGAGTTCTCCCGTACCGCCGGCGCTACCAGCGTGACGTTCCATCCTGGCTACAAGGACCAACTGGACAATGGTGAACTGCTGGACAATCTGATCGCCGCGATCAATCAGGTCAAGGCCCGTTGCAATACCACCGGCATCGCTCTGTGCCTGGAAAACATGGGTGGCCAGCGTCCGAAGTTCCCGGTATTCACGGTCGAGGAACACCTGCGGTTCCATCGCGAGACGGGTTGCTTCGTGACCATCGACGTAACGCACCTCTGTTCGCTGATGCCCTACGGCGACGATTTGTTCGCAGCCATCGCCGCACTGGCACCGGTTACCCGCCACCTGCACATCGCTGACCTCAATGGCACGCATCATCAGCACCTGCCGATCGGCGAAGGCGACCTGCGTCTGAGCGACGTGCTCAATCGTTTCGCGGTCAATGGTTATCGGGGCGTGGCGGTGGTGGAGGAATTCATCCCGCGCTTTTCCACCGAGTATTACCTGGAGAAGGCCCTGGCCTACAAACAGGGCGTAGAGACCTTACTTGCCGACGCGCGACAGAACACCCATGCCGGCTGA
- the nfuA gene encoding Fe-S biogenesis protein NfuA, whose product MTAITITDAAHDYLADLLSKQNTPGIGIRVFITQPGTQYAETCIAYCKPGEEKPEDTALGLKSFTAYIDSFSEAFLDDAVVDYATDRMGGQLTIKAPNAKVPMVNADSPVNERINYYLQTEINPGLASHGGQVSLIDVVEDGIAVLQFGGGCQGCGQADVTLKEGIERTLLERIPELKGVRDVTDHTQKENAYY is encoded by the coding sequence ATGACCGCTATTACCATTACCGACGCCGCCCATGATTATCTGGCCGATCTGCTCTCCAAGCAGAACACCCCGGGCATCGGCATCCGCGTTTTCATCACCCAGCCTGGCACTCAGTACGCCGAAACCTGCATTGCGTACTGCAAGCCGGGCGAAGAGAAGCCTGAAGATACGGCGCTGGGGCTGAAAAGCTTCACCGCGTACATCGATTCCTTCAGCGAAGCGTTTCTTGACGACGCGGTCGTCGATTACGCGACCGACCGGATGGGCGGCCAGCTGACCATCAAGGCGCCGAACGCCAAAGTACCGATGGTCAACGCCGACAGCCCGGTCAACGAGCGCATCAACTATTACCTGCAAACCGAGATCAACCCGGGGCTGGCCAGCCACGGCGGTCAGGTCAGCCTGATCGATGTGGTCGAGGACGGCATCGCCGTGTTGCAGTTCGGTGGCGGCTGCCAGGGCTGCGGCCAGGCTGACGTGACCCTGAAGGAAGGCATCGAGCGCACTTTGCTCGAGCGCATCCCGGAACTCAAAGGTGTACGTGACGTGACCGACCATACGCAGAAAGAAAACGCCTACTACTAA
- a CDS encoding CbtA family protein, with protein sequence MIKRIAQTAGFTGLLAALLLTLLQSFWVSPLILQAETFEKSEPVAEVHEHAAGTAAHSHDAEAWEPEDGWQRVVSTTGGNLVVAVGFALMLAGLYTLRAPTRTSQGPLWGLAGYATFVLAPTLGLPPELPGTAAADLASRQIWWIGTAASTAVGLALLAFSRHWLMKILGVAILAVPHVIGAPQPQVHAMLAPEALETQFKIASQLTNIAFWLALGLISAWLFRRKSAGHYQA encoded by the coding sequence ATGATCAAGCGTATCGCGCAAACCGCAGGCTTCACCGGCTTGCTGGCCGCCCTGCTGCTGACCCTGCTGCAAAGTTTCTGGGTATCGCCATTGATTCTTCAGGCCGAAACCTTCGAGAAATCCGAACCGGTCGCCGAAGTCCACGAGCACGCCGCCGGCACCGCTGCCCACAGCCATGATGCCGAAGCCTGGGAACCGGAAGACGGCTGGCAACGCGTGGTCTCGACCACTGGCGGTAATCTGGTGGTGGCGGTGGGTTTCGCCCTGATGCTCGCCGGCCTATACACCCTGCGCGCGCCGACCAGGACTTCGCAAGGTCCGCTCTGGGGTCTGGCCGGTTACGCCACGTTCGTTCTCGCACCGACCCTGGGCCTGCCACCGGAGTTGCCGGGTACCGCAGCTGCCGATCTGGCGTCGCGGCAGATCTGGTGGATCGGCACTGCCGCTTCGACCGCGGTCGGTCTGGCTCTGCTCGCCTTCAGCCGCCACTGGTTGATGAAGATCCTCGGTGTGGCGATCCTTGCCGTGCCCCATGTGATCGGCGCGCCGCAACCGCAAGTGCATGCCATGCTCGCGCCCGAGGCACTGGAAACCCAGTTCAAAATCGCTTCGCAGCTGACCAACATAGCGTTCTGGCTGGCCCTGGGCCTGATCAGTGCGTGGTTGTTCCGCCGCAAAAGCGCGGGCCATTATCAGGCATGA